In Eupeodes corollae chromosome 3, idEupCoro1.1, whole genome shotgun sequence, a single genomic region encodes these proteins:
- the LOC129951326 gene encoding transcription factor Ken isoform X1 yields the protein MREKPRMLMLQYSKHGECILKEIKAAFRGEHPADLLIVCENKVTLHAHKLVLAAASPLIRMLLEETQFLDCTTTVYFPDVNANYFRSLLDFLYSGQTCIPSNDINYLHDLLLLLQIKSDYLKTCDSQYLNVAKHENEIELYSSSYCSKDMRRKKRLSKTEPPTSQNSGKWENLSDECKKEGRKSNPSREHHNDRVSEKSEEKRCEEPLFDKTAATTRTEISENRNLNTIGERRMSSDPVNLSLGTRNMDEESDSHTQPNEDKINLLCKGQDKKKGLSLLPDSEVLKQLPDHQLLQNSPEDYVVTPHRKRRPGFHNSPSQNQPFLPYHPMIMDELSSQKSSSTYTSERNMLNSTARGLINTDDLFVYNHKNVGANREKMTSPDQNLQISSPFIYQWQSSHNSTASSQIDMSSPNMNMSTLGCKIDPAEADGPNSSVRSSAAANQIFNNNAGSSTVREYRCEYCGKQFGMSWNLKTHLRVHTGEKPFACRLCVAMFKQKAHLLKHLCSVHRNIISSTNDSETIKAYSCCFCSMGFESVQELIRHLSGHHNNLLLTKNLRD from the exons aaacCTAGAATGTTGATGCTGCAATATAGTAAACATGGAGAGTGTATTCTCAAAGAAATTAAAGCTGCTTTCCGAGGCGAACACCCGGCTgatttattaattgtttgtgAAAACAAAGTAACACTTCATGCACACAAATTGGTCCTTGCGGCTGCCAGCCCCTTAATAAG GATGCTCCTTGAAGAAACTCAATTTTTAGACTGTACCACAACAGTTTACTTCCCTGATGTCaatgcaaattattttcggTCTCTATTGGATTTTCTGTATTCCGGACAGACGTGTATTCCTTCAAATGATATAAACTATTTGCATGATCTCTTacttttattacaaattaaGTCGGATTATTTGAAAACTTGCGATTCTCAGTATCTAAATGTAGCAAAGcacgaaaatgaaattgaattgtACAGCTCTTCTTACTGCAGCAAGGACATGcgtcgaaaaaaaagattatctAAAACCGAGCCACCCACCTCCCAGAATTCTGGAAAATGGGAAAATTTAAGTGACGAATGTAAAAAGGAAGGCCGCAAATCAAATCCCTCACGAGAACATCATAATGATCGAGTGTCGGAAaaatcagaagaaaaaagatgcGAAGAACCGTTATTTGATAAAACAGCTGCAACCACTCGAACCGAAATATCTGAAAATAGGAACTTGAATACTATAGGCGAACGCAGAATGTCATCGGATCCCGTTAATTTATCACTTGGAACTCGAAATATGGACGAAGAAAGCGACTCACATACCCAACCAAACGAAgacaaaataaatctattatGCAAAGGACAGGACAAAAAGAAAGGGCTATCACTGCTACCAGATTCAGAGGTTCTCAAACAATTACCAGACCATCAACTTTTACAAAACTCTCCAGAAGATTACGTTGTTACACCGCACAGAAAACGCAGGCCAGGTTTTCATAACTCGCCTAGTCAAAACCAGCCTTTTCTTCCGTACCATCCTATGATAATGGATGAGTTAAGCTCACAAAAATCGTCTTCCACTTATACATCCGAAAGAAACATGCTGAACTCAACAGCTAGGGGTCTTATAAATACCGATGATCTATTTGTATATAACCACAAAAACGTCGGAGCAAATAGAGAAAAAATGACAAGTCCCGATCAAAACTTGCAAATAAGCTCACCTTTCATTTATCAATGGCAATCTTCCCACAATTCAACTGCGTCATCTCAAATCGATATGTCCTCACCCAACATGAATATGTCAACGTTGGGTTGCAAAATTGATCCAGCCGAAGCCGATGGTCCCAATTCGAGTGTTAGAAGTAGTGCAGCCGCAAATCAAATATTCAACAACAATGCTGGCAGCAGCACTGTTCGAGAATATCGATGTGAATATTGTGGAAAACAATTTGGCATGTCCTGGAATCTGAAAACTCATTTGAGGGTTCATACGGGAGAGAAACCGTTCGCATGTAGACTTTGCGTAGCAATGTTCAAACAGAAAGCCCATCTTCTTAAACATTTGTGTTCTGTCCACCGTAATATAATAAGTTCAACAAATGACTCCGAAACAATAAAAGCATACAGCTGTTGTTTCTGTTCAATGGGATTTGAATCAGTGCAAGAGCTCATAAGACATTTATCAGGCCACCATAATAATctacttttaacaaaaaatttaagagattaa
- the LOC129951326 gene encoding transcription factor Ken isoform X2 produces MCEKPRMLMLQYSKHGECILKEIKAAFRGEHPADLLIVCENKVTLHAHKLVLAAASPLIRMLLEETQFLDCTTTVYFPDVNANYFRSLLDFLYSGQTCIPSNDINYLHDLLLLLQIKSDYLKTCDSQYLNVAKHENEIELYSSSYCSKDMRRKKRLSKTEPPTSQNSGKWENLSDECKKEGRKSNPSREHHNDRVSEKSEEKRCEEPLFDKTAATTRTEISENRNLNTIGERRMSSDPVNLSLGTRNMDEESDSHTQPNEDKINLLCKGQDKKKGLSLLPDSEVLKQLPDHQLLQNSPEDYVVTPHRKRRPGFHNSPSQNQPFLPYHPMIMDELSSQKSSSTYTSERNMLNSTARGLINTDDLFVYNHKNVGANREKMTSPDQNLQISSPFIYQWQSSHNSTASSQIDMSSPNMNMSTLGCKIDPAEADGPNSSVRSSAAANQIFNNNAGSSTVREYRCEYCGKQFGMSWNLKTHLRVHTGEKPFACRLCVAMFKQKAHLLKHLCSVHRNIISSTNDSETIKAYSCCFCSMGFESVQELIRHLSGHHNNLLLTKNLRD; encoded by the exons aaacCTAGAATGTTGATGCTGCAATATAGTAAACATGGAGAGTGTATTCTCAAAGAAATTAAAGCTGCTTTCCGAGGCGAACACCCGGCTgatttattaattgtttgtgAAAACAAAGTAACACTTCATGCACACAAATTGGTCCTTGCGGCTGCCAGCCCCTTAATAAG GATGCTCCTTGAAGAAACTCAATTTTTAGACTGTACCACAACAGTTTACTTCCCTGATGTCaatgcaaattattttcggTCTCTATTGGATTTTCTGTATTCCGGACAGACGTGTATTCCTTCAAATGATATAAACTATTTGCATGATCTCTTacttttattacaaattaaGTCGGATTATTTGAAAACTTGCGATTCTCAGTATCTAAATGTAGCAAAGcacgaaaatgaaattgaattgtACAGCTCTTCTTACTGCAGCAAGGACATGcgtcgaaaaaaaagattatctAAAACCGAGCCACCCACCTCCCAGAATTCTGGAAAATGGGAAAATTTAAGTGACGAATGTAAAAAGGAAGGCCGCAAATCAAATCCCTCACGAGAACATCATAATGATCGAGTGTCGGAAaaatcagaagaaaaaagatgcGAAGAACCGTTATTTGATAAAACAGCTGCAACCACTCGAACCGAAATATCTGAAAATAGGAACTTGAATACTATAGGCGAACGCAGAATGTCATCGGATCCCGTTAATTTATCACTTGGAACTCGAAATATGGACGAAGAAAGCGACTCACATACCCAACCAAACGAAgacaaaataaatctattatGCAAAGGACAGGACAAAAAGAAAGGGCTATCACTGCTACCAGATTCAGAGGTTCTCAAACAATTACCAGACCATCAACTTTTACAAAACTCTCCAGAAGATTACGTTGTTACACCGCACAGAAAACGCAGGCCAGGTTTTCATAACTCGCCTAGTCAAAACCAGCCTTTTCTTCCGTACCATCCTATGATAATGGATGAGTTAAGCTCACAAAAATCGTCTTCCACTTATACATCCGAAAGAAACATGCTGAACTCAACAGCTAGGGGTCTTATAAATACCGATGATCTATTTGTATATAACCACAAAAACGTCGGAGCAAATAGAGAAAAAATGACAAGTCCCGATCAAAACTTGCAAATAAGCTCACCTTTCATTTATCAATGGCAATCTTCCCACAATTCAACTGCGTCATCTCAAATCGATATGTCCTCACCCAACATGAATATGTCAACGTTGGGTTGCAAAATTGATCCAGCCGAAGCCGATGGTCCCAATTCGAGTGTTAGAAGTAGTGCAGCCGCAAATCAAATATTCAACAACAATGCTGGCAGCAGCACTGTTCGAGAATATCGATGTGAATATTGTGGAAAACAATTTGGCATGTCCTGGAATCTGAAAACTCATTTGAGGGTTCATACGGGAGAGAAACCGTTCGCATGTAGACTTTGCGTAGCAATGTTCAAACAGAAAGCCCATCTTCTTAAACATTTGTGTTCTGTCCACCGTAATATAATAAGTTCAACAAATGACTCCGAAACAATAAAAGCATACAGCTGTTGTTTCTGTTCAATGGGATTTGAATCAGTGCAAGAGCTCATAAGACATTTATCAGGCCACCATAATAATctacttttaacaaaaaatttaagagattaa